From Xiphophorus couchianus chromosome 4, X_couchianus-1.0, whole genome shotgun sequence, a single genomic window includes:
- the kcna4 gene encoding potassium voltage-gated channel subfamily A member 1 translates to MEFAMVGADGGCNSHLPYGYAQARARERERERERQAAQSRAAAAAAAAAADGGSCAEGGAGGPTSATSSGAHLLNNRQHQSRAASSSANISSSGAASRPSSSSQQEPEQQQQHRVLRERKKQRGVGRWRRNRSTLGGDLRHSELALLGSEEDIMIEEEEAEGAEEEEEEVEGGEAAEGGRGSKRSSFLCNMDDEEETVSITDRRPQSGYENVYSECGCCERVVINVSGLKFETQLKTLTQFPDTLLGDPDKRIRYFDPLRNEYFFDRNRPSFDAILYYYQSGGRLKRPVNVPFDIFSEEVKFYELGEEAILKFREDEGFVKEEEKPLPEDEFKRQIWLLFEYPESSSPARGIAVVSVLVIVISIVIFCLETLPEFRDEKEYLQPRHNSSQPDHGFTPFNDPFFIVETVCIIWFSFEIIVRFFASPSKTAFFKNIMNSIDIVSILPYFITLGTDLAQHQGNGQQAMSFAILRIIRLVRVFRIFKLSRHSKGLQILGHTLRASMRELALLIFFLVIGVILFSSAVYFAEADEPTSQFTSIPDAFWWAVVTMTTVGYGDMKPITVGGKIVGSLCAIAGVLTIALPVPVIVSNFNYFYHRETDNEDQSPVVESMPPGCPYFPDFLRKFKGSPSGSSLGDKGEYMEMEEGVTESLCGLDKSPSKGNGTDISRKNSTNSKSIQTDV, encoded by the coding sequence ATGGAGTTTGCCATGGTGGGTGCGGACGGCGGGTGCAACAGTCACCTGCCATATGGATATGCCCAAGCCCGCGCGCGGGAGAGGGAGCGCGAGAGGGAGCGCCAGGCTGCCCAGTCGagagcggcggcggcggccgCGGCTGCAGCAGCCGACGGTGGCTCCTGTGCGGAGGGAGGCGCGGGGGGGCCCACCTCCGCCACCTCCTCGGGCGCTCATCTCCTTAACAACCGCCAACATCAGTCTCGCGCCGCCTCCTCCTCCGCTAACATCAGCAGCAGCGGCGCCGCCTCGcgcccctcctcctcctcgcagCAGGAGCCcgaacagcaacagcagcacagagTTCTCAGAGAGCGGAAAAAGCAGCGCGGCGTCGGTCGGTGGAGGCGCAACCGGAGCACTCTCGGAGGGGACTTGCGCCACTCGGAGCTGGCGCTGCTCGGATCCGAGGAGGACATCAtgatagaggaggaagaggccGAGGgagcggaggaagaggaggaggaggtggaggggggaGAGGCGGCGGAGGGCGGCCGAGGGAGCAAGAGGTCGAGCTTTCTGTGCAACATggatgatgaggaggagacCGTGTCTATCACAGACAGGCGTCCCCAGTCCGGATACGAGAACGTTTACAGCGAGTGCGGCTGCTGTGAGAGGGTCGTCATCAACGTGTCGGGGCTGAAGTTTGAAACTCAGCTGAAGACGCTCACTCAGTTCCCGGACACCCTCCTGGGAGACCCCGACAAGCGAATCAGGTACTTTGACCCGCTGAGGAATGAATACTTCTTCGACAGGAACCGGCCGAGTTTTGACGCCATTCTTTACTATTACCAGTCAGGAGGGCGGTTAAAAAGACCTGTCAACGTCCCGTTTGACATCTTTTCCGAGGAGGTAAAGTTTTATGAACTCGGCGAGGAGGCGATACTGAAGTTTCGGGAGGATGAGGGGTttgtgaaggaggaggagaaacctCTGCCGGAGGACGAGTTCAAGCGCCAGATTTGGCTCCTTTTTGAGTATCCAGAGAGTTCGAGTCCTGCCAGGGGCATAGCGGTGGTGTCTGTCCTGGTCATAGTCATTTCTATTGTCATTTTCTGTCTGGAGACGCTGCCCGAGTTCAGGGATGAAAAAGAGTATCTGCAGCCACGCCACAACTCCTCTCAGCCTGACCACGGATTTACACCTTTCAATGACCCGTTTTTCATCGTGGAGACGGTCTGCATCATCTGGTTCTCCTTTGAGATTATAGTTCGATTTTTTGCGAGTCCAAGCAAGAcagctttctttaaaaatataatgaactCCATAGATATCGTGTCCATTTTGCCTTACTTCATAACCCTCGGCACGGACCTGGCGCAGCACCAGGGCAACGGGCAGCAGGCGATGAGCTTCGCCATCCTGAGAATAATCCGCCTGGTCAGGGTGTTCCGCATCTTCAAACTATCCAGACACTCCAAGGGGCTGCAGATCCTGGGGCATACCTTGCGCGCCAGCATGCGGGAGCTGGCCctcctcattttttttcttgtaataggCGTCATCCTGTTCTCCAGCGCGGTGTACTTCGCCGAGGCGGACGAGCCCACCTCGCAGTTCACGAGCATCCCCGACGCTTTCTGGTGGGCCGTGGTTACCATGACCACGGTGGGCTACGGCGACATGAAGCCAATCACTGTCGGTGGGAAGATAGTGGGCTCCCTTTGCGCGATCGCGGGCGTGTTGACCATCGCGCTCCCGGTGCCCGTAATAGTGTCCAACTTTAACTACTTTTATCACCGGGAGACGGACAACGAGGACCAGTCGCCCGTGGTGGAGAGCATGCCACCGGGCTGCCCGTACTTCCCGGATTTTCTTAGGAAGTTCAAAGGCTCGCCGTCTGGCTCCTCGCTGGGTGACAAAGGGGAGTACATGGAGATGGAGGAGGGGGTGACGGAGTCGCTCTGCGGGTTGGACAAAAGCCCCAGTAAAGGAAATGGCACAGACATAAGTAGAAAAAACAGTACTAACTCGAAATCAATTCAGACTGACGTGTGA